Proteins from a single region of Esox lucius isolate fEsoLuc1 chromosome 13, fEsoLuc1.pri, whole genome shotgun sequence:
- the LOC105014687 gene encoding long-chain-fatty-acid--CoA ligase ACSBG2-like: MTESGLGSEAPMTVHQMFLETVENYGDLPALSSKKDGQWVTLTWREYYQQCRAAAKSFLKLGLERYHGVGILGFNSPEWFISDIGCILAGGLAVGIYTTNSPEACLYVAENCEANVLVVENHKQLLKILQIRDKLPHLKAIVQYKDELQQKLPNLYTWAEFMKLGEEVPDELLNAVVESQRANQCCTLIYTSGTTGNPKGVMLSHDNVTWTSNAAGVMTDLQHGVECVVSYLPLSHVAAQVNDMWICMRFAAATYFADPDALKGSLGATLKEVRPTSFLGVPRVWEKMQEKLKAIGAKSSGIRKKVSDWAKSIGLQANYSAMNGENLVPWGFMLANNLVFKKVRWAMGLDRCKNCLTGAAPITKETLEYFMSLNLPLYELYGMSESTGPHTISWENNYKIMSCGKVLIGCQTKLDKPDEDGNGEICFWGRHVFMGYLSMPEKTAEALDQEGWLHSGDLGKLDKDNFLFITGRIKELIITAGGENIPPVPIEDAVKAEIAIISCAMLLGDKLKFLSMMLTLKCLVDDNGEPTDELAPEAVEFCQQRGVTATKVSEILANKEPAIYKAIQEGIERVNAKATSNAQRVQKWVILDRDFSISGGEIGPTMKLKRGVVVKMYQDKIREIYGIAEESRET; the protein is encoded by the exons ATGACTGAGTCTGGGCTGGGCTCTGAGGCCCCCATGACTGTCCACCAGATGTTCTTGGAGACAGTGGAGAACTATGGAGACCTGCCTGCGTTGTCATCGAAAAAAGACGGCCAGTGGGTCACTTTGACCTGGAGGGAATATTACCAGCAGTGTCGAGCCGCAGCCAAGAGCTTCCTTAAG TTGGGACTGGAGCGTTACCATGGCGTCGGTATTCTGGGCTTTAACTCTCCAGAGTGGTTCATCTCCGACATTGGCTGCATCCTGGCtgg GGGTCTTGCTGTAGGCATCTACACCACCAATTCCCCAGAGGCATGTTTGTACGTGGCAGAAAACTGTGAGGCAAATGTACTGGTGGTGGAGAACCACAAACAGCTCCTCAAAATCCTCCAG ATTAGGGATAAGCTTCCACACTTGAAAGCAATCGTTCAGTACAAGGATGAGCTGCAACAGAAGCTGCCAAACCTGTACACT TGGGCTGAGTTTATGAAGCTTGGTGAGGAGGTGCCTGATGAGCTGCTGAATGCTGTGGTGGAAAGTCAGAGGGCTAACCAGTGTTGCACGCTCATATACACCTCCGGAACTACAGGCAACCCCAAAGGGGTCATGCTGAGTCATGACAAT GTCACCTGGACTTCAAATGCAGCGGGCGTCATGACAGATCTGCAACATGGGGTGGAATGTGTGGTGAGCTACCTACCCCTGAGCCATGTAGCTGCCCAGGTCAATGACATGTGGATCTGCATGAGATTCGCAGCGGCTACGTACTTTGCAGACCCAGATGCTCTGAAG GGTTCTTTGGGGGCGACTCTGAAGGAGGTGCGTCCCACTAGTTTCCTGGGAGTTCCGCGTGTGTGGGAGAAGATGCAGGAGAAGTTGAAAGCCATCGGTGCCAAATCCTCAGGTATTAGGAAAAAGGTGTCAGACTGGGCTAAATCCATTGGACTGCAAGCCAACTACAGTGCCATGAATGG TGAGAACTTGGTGCCCTGGGGCTTCATGCTGGCTAACAACCTGGTGTTTAAGAAGGTTCGCTGGGCCATGGGCCTAGACCGCTGCAAGAACTGCTTAACGGGGGCAGCTCCCATCACCAAGGAGACCTTGGAGTACTTCATGAGCCTTAACCTCCCACTGTATGAGCTGTATGGGATGAGTGAAAGCACTGGCCCTCACACCATCTCCTGGGAGAATAACTACAAGATCATGAG CTGTGGAAAGGTGCTGATTGGCTGCCAGACAAAGTTGGATAAGCCAGACGAGGATGGAAACGGTGAGATCTGTTTCTGGGGACGGCACGTCTTCATGGGATACCTTAGCATGCCAGAGAAGACTGCGGAGGCATTGGACCAAGAGGGCTGGCTTCACTCTGGAGACCTGGGCAAGCTTGACAAGGACAACTTCCTGTTCATCACCGGGAGGATAAAAG AGCTAATCATAACAGCAGGTGGAGAGAACATCCCACCTGTACCCATTGAGGATGCAGTGAAAGCAGAGATTGCCATCATCAGCTGTGCCATGTTGCTTGGAGACAAACTGAAATTCCTCTCCATGATGCTCACGCTGAAA TGTTTAGTAGATGACAATGGAGAGCCGACGGATGAGCTGGCCCCAGAGGCCGTGGAGTTCTGCCAGCAGAGGGGCGTCACAGCAACCAAGGTCTCTGAGATCTTAGCCAATAAGGAGCCAGCTATTTACAAAGCCATCCAGGAGGGTATAGAACGTGTCAATGCTAAAGCTACCTCCAATGCCCAGAGGGTCCAGAAGTGGGTCATTTTGGATAGAGATTTCTCTATATCTGGGGGAGAAATAG GGCCGACCATGAAGCTAAAGAGAGGTGTTGTTGTCAAAATGTACCAGGACAAAATCAGAGAGATTTATGGAATAGCAGAAGAGAGCAGAGAAACCTGA
- the mrps30 gene encoding 39S ribosomal protein S30, mitochondrial, with protein MAVCSRLPLQSLIHKHAHVCRTVRIVHTNAATEEPVYPPVLPSLTAKSRSSKGRRIAEHLEKIRAADVHEKLDLLTRVQRKKYVLYPQTFALNADKWYQHFTKTAYVPGLPEKFIVDEDKEKSVPATNNAHFSIDEKTFGDIRSYVCHSILQENWYMKKRRPFLQREQEHFVSPFLRNLISGLTHTLAKHNPVLQLSSLDFDPQVNFYWMRGQRTIPRGHRSGRVEPIRFQIDDKPHSQIRIHEQLTQFVPLEEVISAEVPEIKLAPDLLPMFRRQYENNIFTGVKLPDPLCHGHTQFHMVPDRYRRDKMAKRNLTDQVEVYLRANGIASLFAWTGAQAMYQGFWSRMDVTRPFVSQAVITDGQYFSFFCYQLNTLALSVETDAGNPRKNVCWGTDSFRLFEEVKDGAVVGLDDRVLNLLVQFLLNK; from the exons ATGGCGGTGTGCTCACGGTTGCCCTTGCAGTCATTAATTCATAAACATGCACATGTGTGTAGAACCGTCCGGATTGTTCACACAAACGCGGCAACTGAGGAGCCAGTTTACCCTCCTGTTTTACCTTCACTGACCGCTAAAAGTAGGTCTTCTAAAGGACGGCGGATTGCAGAACATCTTGAAAAAATACGTGCCGCGGACGTGCATGAAAAACTTGATTTGCTCACACGAGTTCAGCGAAAGAAATATGTGTTGTATCCGCAGACGTTTGCTCTGAATGCTGATAAATGGTATCAGCATTTCACAAAGACCGCGTACGTACCTGGCTTACCTGAGAAGTTCATCGTTGACGAGGACAAGGAGAAATCAGTGCCCGCTACCAATAATGCACATTTCTCAATTGACGAGAAGACGTTTGGTGACATCCGCTCGTACGTCTGCCATTCAATTTTACAAGAAAACTGGTACATGAAGAAACGTCGACCGTTCCTTCAAAGGGAACAAGAACACTTCGTGTCACCGTTTCTGAGAAATCTGATATCTGGACTAACACATACTCTGGCCAAACACAATCCTGTGCTGCAACTTTCAAGTTTAG attttgacCCTCAGGTAAACTTCTACTGGATGAGAGGACAGAGGACCATTCCCAGGGGACATCGGTCTGGCCGAGTGGAGCCAATTAGATTCCAGATCGATGATAAACCACACAGTCAGATAAGGATACATGAACAACTTACACAG TTTGTCCCCCTTGAAGAAGTGATATCTGCTGAAGTCCCAGAGATAAAATTGGCTCCAGACTTGCTTCCCATGTTCAGGAGACAGTATGAGAACAACATCTTCACAG GAGTCAAGCTTCCTGACCCGCTTTGCCATGGTCACACCCAGTTTCACATGGTCCCGGACAGATACCGCAGGGACAAAATGGCAAAGCGCAACCTGACTGACCAGGTTGAGGTCTACCTGAGAGCCAATGGCATTGCCAGTCTGTTTGCGTGGACGGGAGCACAGGCCATGTACCAAG GTTTCTGGAGCCGCATGGATGTGACCAGACCTTTTGTGTCCCAGGCTGTGATCACCGATGGACAGTACTTCTCCTTCTTCTGTTACCAGCTCAACACGCTGGCCCTGTCCGTAGAGACCGACGCTGGGAACCCCAGGAAGAATGTGTGCTGGGGGACAGACAGTTTTCGTCTGTTTGAGGAGGTGAAGGATGGGGCTGTGGTGGGACTGGATGACAGGGTCCTCAATCTCCTGGTCCAGTTCCTACTGAACAAGTAA
- the hint2 gene encoding histidine triad nucleotide binding protein 2: protein MIFYRTQIICFRKNIGYLRLLPLACRAERHFCTSKTNSDEVNLAKEASKKYGSSAPTIFSKVIDKSIPADIIYEDDKCLAFRDISPQAPVHFLVIPRVAIPRISEAKDDDAELLGHLLVVAKNVAKKERLHNGYRVVINDGKHGAQSVYHLHIHVLGGRQLNWPPG from the exons ATGATTTTTTACCGGACACAAATAATTTGCTTCAGGAAAAATATTGGCTATTTACGCCTTTTGCCCCTTGCATGCCGAGCAGAG AGACACTTCTGCACATCAAAAACCAATAGTGATGAGGTTAATTTGGCTAAAGAAGCAAGCAAGAAATATGGTTCTTCAGCTCCAACTATCTTTTCCAAAGTGATTGACAAAAGTATTCCTGCAGATATAATTTATGAAGACGATAAG TGTTTAGCCTTTAGAGATATCAGTCCACAAGCTCCTGTGCATTTCCTGGTTATTCCCAGAGTCGCTATCCCAAGAATCAGCGAAGCCAAAGATGACGATGCTGAG CTGTTAGGCCATCTCCTAGTAGTTGCTAAAAATGTAGCGAAGAAAGAGAGATTACACAATGGTTACAGAGTGG TGATCAATGATGGGAAGCATGGTGCCCAGTCTGTATATCACCTCCACATCCATGTTTTGGGAGGCAGACAGTTGAACTGGCCTCCAGGCTAG
- the emb gene encoding embigin isoform X2, giving the protein MFSPWISSLKLILIPLFWRGIYTKNPLLALNDPVTTVFRSAVLKGDNLVEKVEILKPINLELACTCDGNPNKLPNVTGFWRKDGIEIANSRLTVLLENEQYNLKKVFSIHGDSLGNYSCVFNGADKESKFDFYLTAPEMGNMKEKPIVAYVGDSVVMACKIKLPPKTWIWYKENGTEQELINSTTDPLRYKIFVDRNTTKLTVTNLTEVDSGVYICSAIYNIKTSVSHLEVRVISFMEPLKPFIAIVAEVIILVFLILLYERWGSQKSSSSPTGNMMHVDQMHKLTQDDNGIDESSTRKRKI; this is encoded by the exons ATGTTTTCTCCCTGGATCTCTTCCCTCAAGCTCATTCTGATTCCTCTATTCTGGAGGGGCATCTACACAA AAAATCCTTTGTTGGCTTTGAATGATCCTGTCACAACAGTATTTAGGAGTGCAGTCTTGAAAG GTGACAATCTTGTTGAAAAAGTTGAAATCTTGAAACCCATCAATTTAGAGCTAGCTTGTACCTGTGACGGTAATCCAAACAAATTACCAAATGTTACTGGGTTCTGGAGAAAAGATGGGATTGAAATTGCTAACTCACGCCTGACTGTACTTTTGGAGAATGAACAATATAATCTCAAAAAAGT GTTCAGCATTCATGGAGATTCCCTTGGGAATTACTCATGTGTCTTTAATGGTGCAGACAAGGAGTCAAAATttgatttttatttgacag CACCAGAGATGGGCAACATGAAGGAAAAGCCCATAGTTGCCTATGTGGGTGACTCTGTGGTGATGGCCTGTAAAATCAAGCTTCCTCCTAAAACCTGGATTTGGTACAAAGAAAATGGTACTGAGCAG GAACTCATCAATTCAACTACTGACCCCCTTCGTTACAAGATCTTTGTTGATCGGAACACCACAAAACTCACCGTGACGAACCTGACAGAGGTGGACTCTGGTGTTTACATCTGCAGTGCCATCTACAACATCAAGACCAGTGTGAGCCACTTGGAAGTTCGGGTCATTAGCTTCATGGAGCCTCTAAAACCTTTCATAGCCATTGTGGCTGAGGTGATCATTCTGGTCTTCCTCATTCTACTCTATGAACGGTGGGGCTCTCAGAAGAGCAGTAGCTCGCCTACAG GAAATATGATGCATGTTGACCAAATGCATAAACT GACTCAGGATGATAATGGAATAGATGAAAGTTCCACAAGAAAACGAAAGATATGA
- the emb gene encoding embigin isoform X1, which produces MFSPWISSLKLILIPLFWRGIYTTENPLLALNDPVTTVFRSAVLKGDNLVEKVEILKPINLELACTCDGNPNKLPNVTGFWRKDGIEIANSRLTVLLENEQYNLKKVFSIHGDSLGNYSCVFNGADKESKFDFYLTAPEMGNMKEKPIVAYVGDSVVMACKIKLPPKTWIWYKENGTEQELINSTTDPLRYKIFVDRNTTKLTVTNLTEVDSGVYICSAIYNIKTSVSHLEVRVISFMEPLKPFIAIVAEVIILVFLILLYERWGSQKSSSSPTGNMMHVDQMHKLTQDDNGIDESSTRKRKI; this is translated from the exons ATGTTTTCTCCCTGGATCTCTTCCCTCAAGCTCATTCTGATTCCTCTATTCTGGAGGGGCATCTACACAA CAGAAAATCCTTTGTTGGCTTTGAATGATCCTGTCACAACAGTATTTAGGAGTGCAGTCTTGAAAG GTGACAATCTTGTTGAAAAAGTTGAAATCTTGAAACCCATCAATTTAGAGCTAGCTTGTACCTGTGACGGTAATCCAAACAAATTACCAAATGTTACTGGGTTCTGGAGAAAAGATGGGATTGAAATTGCTAACTCACGCCTGACTGTACTTTTGGAGAATGAACAATATAATCTCAAAAAAGT GTTCAGCATTCATGGAGATTCCCTTGGGAATTACTCATGTGTCTTTAATGGTGCAGACAAGGAGTCAAAATttgatttttatttgacag CACCAGAGATGGGCAACATGAAGGAAAAGCCCATAGTTGCCTATGTGGGTGACTCTGTGGTGATGGCCTGTAAAATCAAGCTTCCTCCTAAAACCTGGATTTGGTACAAAGAAAATGGTACTGAGCAG GAACTCATCAATTCAACTACTGACCCCCTTCGTTACAAGATCTTTGTTGATCGGAACACCACAAAACTCACCGTGACGAACCTGACAGAGGTGGACTCTGGTGTTTACATCTGCAGTGCCATCTACAACATCAAGACCAGTGTGAGCCACTTGGAAGTTCGGGTCATTAGCTTCATGGAGCCTCTAAAACCTTTCATAGCCATTGTGGCTGAGGTGATCATTCTGGTCTTCCTCATTCTACTCTATGAACGGTGGGGCTCTCAGAAGAGCAGTAGCTCGCCTACAG GAAATATGATGCATGTTGACCAAATGCATAAACT GACTCAGGATGATAATGGAATAGATGAAAGTTCCACAAGAAAACGAAAGATATGA
- the cplx4b gene encoding complexin-4b, translating to MATEGMSREEAEEYQKQLVEEKMERDSEFLVKKAERATLRTCLRDKYRLPKSEQDANLMELAGDDIDVPEELLKMVDDDATEEEEKDSILGQIQNLQNMDMDQIKEKASATMVEIKSKAEEKCSVM from the exons ATGGCCACCGAGGGGATGTCCAGAGAAGAGGCAGAGGAGTACCAGAAACAGCTGGTGGAGGAAAA GATGGAGAGGGACTCAGAATTCTTGGTAAAGAAGGCTGAGAGGGCCACACTTAGAACATGCTTAAGAGACAAATACAGACTACCAAAG AGTGAACAGGATGCAAACCTAATGGAGTTGGCAGGAGACGACATTGACGTGCCTGAAGAACTCCTTAAGATGGTCGATGACGATGccacagaggaggaagagaaggactCTATCTTGGGTCAGATACAGAACCTCCAGAACATGGATATGGACCAGATCAAGGAGAAAGCCTCAGCCACCATGGTTGAGATTAAATCTAAAGCAGAAGAGAAATGCTCTGTCATGTGA